The sequence below is a genomic window from Streptomyces sp. B21-105.
CGGTGGCCAGGCCGAGGCACCCGATACCACCCCACCAGGCGCCTCGCGGGATATACTTGGCCCCACATTTGATATCAGGAGGCGTACATGAGTCGTACGGTTATCGACCTGGACGACGACCTGGTCGCGGACGTGGCCAAAGCCCTCGGGACGAACACCAAGAAGGAGACCGTCAACACCGCTCTTCGCGAGGTGCTGGAGAGTCGGCGTCGCGCCCTGGCTCTCGCCCGGCTGCGGGCCACGGCCGGGGACGGCGCATTCGATCTGGAGCTGTTCGAGAACAAGGGGAACTACCGCCGGTGAACGCGGCCCAGTTCCTGATCGACACCAGCGCGCTCGCTCGGTTCATGCGCGAGGACGCGGAGCAGTACGGCTGGGACCAAGCGGCAGCCGCCGGGCTCATCGCCACCTGCCCGATCACCGAGCTTGAGTTCTTCTACAGCGCCCGGTCGGCCGCCGACAGGGCGCGCGGCATCGAGGACATGCGACTGATCTTCGGTTGGGTTCCCGTCGACGACCGCGCCTACGACCGCGCCTGGCAGGTCCAAGAAGCCCTCACCAAACAGGGAAAGCATCGCAGTGCGGGTGCGGTGGATCTCGTCGTCGCCGCGACGGCCGAGCTGCAAGGGCTCACCCTCCTGCACCGCGACCACGACTTCGCCTGCATCGCGGCAGTGACCGGCCAGGCTCTCCAGTGGTACGGCCCGGAGAGCGGCAAATAGGCGGACGATGGTTGCAGTTCTGGTTGCATTCACCTCCGTACAGCACCGTTCAGGAGCCTCACCCGCCACAGCCGCACCGCAGGTCAGAACGCTCCCGCACACCCCCGAACCCCCGGACGAACATTTGGAAAGCGTGTTGGGTCCACACCCTCACGAGTTCGAATCTCGTATCCTCCGCCAGTGCCTCACCGGGCACGATGTCGAAGGGCCCCACCGTTCGCGGTGGGGCCCTTCGTCGGTGTGCGCCGCGATGCAGCCAGTTCCAGTGGGATACGAAACCACGGGCAAGGGCCACGGAGCCGTGCCGCCAAACCCGGGGAGCAGCCTCAGCCGATCTTCTTGAAGTCAGTGCGCACCGTGACCTCGACCCCGGCCAGGCTGAACCTGATCTCCTCACCGAATCGGTAAGGCACGGCCGACGTGTATTCGTCGCCCTTCGGCACTTGGTAGAGCACGCGCTCCCCAGTCAGCACGTCCACGATCAGATACGTCGGAATCCCGCGCGCCGCGTACTGGTTGAGCTTGCGCCCGTAGTCCTGCCCGACCGTCGAACGGGACACGCTCTCCGCGACGAAAAGCACATGCTCCTGATCGACGAACGCATCTCCCGGGCCGAGCGCGCCCGCGTCCACCACCAGCACATCGGGCTCGGGCGTGTACCCGTCCAGCTCTGGCTCATCGCGCCTTCACGCCCATCACGAGGTACCGCCATCGTACGGGCCGGACGCAGCAAGCCATTGGTCTTCCCACGTGCACGTTTCCAGCGCGCTCGGTGACGGACGTCGCTCTGTCCACGGCCGTCCACCTGGCTCAGGGACGGCAGGGCGACCCCGGTGTTCCCCAGTCCGAGGTGATCCCGGTGCCCGGCGGGGATTCCGTTCCGCAGCGCAACCTCTCGGAGGGGCCGCCGCAGCGCGTGGTCGTGACGAACGCGACCAGGTCGGCTCCGAAGTACACCTCCTCGCCACCGCCCTCGGCAGCGGCATCGCCCTGGCCGTCCTGACCTCGTTCAGCGTCGGCATGACGGACCGAGCCGCACCGGCCGTCACACCGCTCGTGTACGTCACGGTGGTCGCAGGGGCGGGACCTCTCACGCTCGTCGCCACCGCCCTGCCCGGACGCGTGGCGTTGAGGGTCCGGGCGGTGACGGTGGCCACAGCCAAGGATTGAAGATGCGTGGGGACCGGTCAGAGGAGCACGACCAGGACGACGACGGTCACGGCCAGGGGTCCCAGCAGTGCCCATCGGGCGGAGCGGGCGAGGCGGTTGACGCCGGGGGCGAAGTAGAGGGGGGTCAGCACGGCCGACGTGACGCCCATCTGGATCATGGTCACTTTCGCGGACGGGACCACCGACGGCAGCGGCTGCATCCACACGACGGACAGCGCAGCCAGGACAAGGGTGGGGCCGAACGTGATCAGCGCGGCCCAGCTCCAGAAGAACAGAGCGAGGTAACGGCAGGCCGGCCAGTCTGCCAGGTCGCGGGGTTCGACGTTGCGGGTGACGTTCACGGGTCCAGCCTGTGGCCGGCCGCCGGACAGCGACATGAGTGCGACTACCCATCAGGTGCTCGCCGACTACTCACCTCCCGAATGCGCGGACGCCTCCTCACTCGCGTTCGGCGAGGAGGGTGACTTCGTCGAGGAAGGCCTCCGCCAGCAGTTCGGCGTCCTGGCTGCCCGAGTTCGTGGCGACGCTCAGCGTGTGTCCCCGGGTGCAGCCGCCCAGCGCGAAGGTCACCGTGTCGGCCGGGGGCACCATGGGGACGATGGTGACGCGGCGCAACGGCCGCCCGGCCAGGGTCTGGCCCTGTTCGCGCAGGTGGACGTAGGAGCAGGCGGCCGGTGCGTACGCGGGCGCGAAGATCTTTCCGCCGGCCAGGGCCATGGTCGCCCCGGGTACCGCCGCCAGCGTGCCCTCGAGCAGCTTCTCGGAGGTACGCCGGGGCCGGGTGACGGGGGTCAGCAGGCCGGTGCACGCCGTCAGCCGGGCCGCGGGGTCGGACAGGGTCACCGGCGCGGGGACGCGGACGTTGGCGAACGCGTTGCCCAGGAACTCACCGCAGTCCTCCGGGCGTTCGTCGACCGGTACGGACAGCCAGACCTGCCCCGGCTCCCGCCCCGGTTGCCGCCCCTTCTCGCGCCCCGGCCCCTGGTCGCCGTCGGATGCCGTCCGGGGGCCGGGCAGGGCGGGCGAGGCGGCGTCGGCGGCGGAGAGGCAGGCGCGCAGGACGCCCGAGACCGTCGCCAGGAACACCTCGTTGGTGGTCGCCGTGCGGGCGGGCGCGGCGTCGCGCGCGGTCCGCAGTACGTCGGCGCGCAGCCGTACGACCGTGTAGGCCGGCTCCGGCGCCCCCCGGTGCGGCAGGGGGACCGCGCGTCCCGCGGTGAGCAGCCCCGGCGGACCGCCCGGCGAGGGGGCCGGCCGGACCGTCCGCCGTCGGGGTCCCGGCATCGCCAGGGAGGCGGCGACGTCCAGCGGGCCGCCGTCGTCGAACAGGGCCCGCAGCAGGGTCGTCAGCGAACGGCCGTCGAGCAGGCTGTGGTGCATCCGGAAGAGGAGGGAGAACTCCCCCTCGGCGGAGCCCCGCAGCAGGTGCAGGCTCCACGGCGGCCGGTCGGCGGGGAACGGCGTGTGGAACCACAGCCGCACCGCCTCCCGCAGGGTGCCGTCCGCCTCGTCGACCTGCCGGCCCAGGTCGTGGCCGTCCCGTCGCGCCCAGCGGTGCCGGCCGGTCCACCAGGCGAGGCCGGTCCGGGGTCCGCCGGGGGCGACCAGGGTCTGCGTGAGCCGCGGCAGCGCCTTCCAGCGGTCGCCGACGAGCGCCCGCAGCTCGTCCAGCGCGGGCGGGACGCCCGTGAAATCGAGGGCGATCCCGGCGTTGGGCGGGCCGAACGGCCAGCGGGCCATGCCCTCTTCCATCAAGGGCAGATGCGATCCGGGCATGAAACTGCTCCTGTCGTGGGCGTCCCTGGCGGCGGCCGCCCCGCGCGGGGCCGGCCATCGGAGGACGGGGTCCTGTCCCTCCAACGGCCGATCCGGGCGGCGGTCACGTCCTGCGCGGCCCACGGGTGTCAACGCCCGGCCGCGACCGCTCCCTGATGGGGTGACACTGCAGCAGGTTTGCGGACGCGGACCGCGTCGGAGCGCCTTTAATCGGGACTCCGCGTCCGCCTTCGGGCACGCCGTTCCTTGTTCCCCGTCCACCGCCCCGTCCACCGCCCCGGCCCCGCGCCGGACAGGAGTTGTCTGTCGTGCCTGGTCGTCATCCGCATCCCGCGCACATCGCCGTGTTCAACGTTCCGATGCACGGGCACGTCAATCCGACGCTGGGGGTCGTCGAGGAGCTCGTACGACGGGGGCACCGGGTCACCTACGCCGTCACCGAGGAGTTCGTGCACCAGGTGAAGGCGGCCGGCGCCGAGCCCGTCCTCTACCCGGACTCGGGGGACGGCTCGGAGGCGCCGGAGGAGATGGGCGAGGGGTTCGCCCGGGTCGTCGACACGGCGCTGGCCTCCCTGCCCGCCCTGACCCGGGCATTCGACCGGGACCGTCCGGACCTGGTGCTGTGCGACGTCTACGCCTTCGCCGGACTGCTGCTGGCGGCGAGCCGGCAGACGCCGGTCGTCGTGGCGTCCCCCACCCATCTGGCCTACGACGGCATCGTGCCCGAGTTCTTCGGTGTGCCCGGGCTGCCTCAGATCCCGGGCTTCGGGAAGCTGACGGCCGCCTTCGCGGAATACGGCGTGGACGGCGCCCGGATCCTCGAGCTCGTGCACCCGGAACACGCCGTCGCGTTCTTCCCCCGCGCCTTCCAGCGCAGGGCGGACACCGTCGCGGCACGCAACGTCGCCTATGTCGGACCCGCGCTCGGGGACCGCTCCTACCAGGGCTCCTGGCAGCCCCAGCGGCCGGACCTGCCGGTCCTGCTGGTGTCGCTGGGCTCGCAGTTCACCCGGCGGCCGGACTTCTACCGGTCCTGCGTCCAGGCCTTCGCGGAGCTGCCCTGGCATGTGGTGATGTCCGTCGGCCACGCCGTCACGCCGGACGAGCTGGGGCCCCTCCCCGACACCGTCGAAGTCCATCCGCACGTGCCCCAACTGGCTGTGCTCGCCCACGCGGACGCCTTCGTCACCCATGCCGGGATGGGCGGCACGATGGAGGCGCTGCACTACGGCGTGCCGCTGGTGGCGGTGCCGCAGATGGCCGAACAGCGGGTCAACGCCGCCCGGATCGAACAGCTCCGGCTCGGCGTCCATCTGCCGCGCGAGACCGTCACGCCCGAGGCGCTGCGGGAGGCCGTCCTGCGGGTGTCGTCCGACCGGGACGTCCGCGCGGGCGTGGCGGCCATGCGCCGGGAGATCACTGAGGCCGGGGGCGCGGGCGCCGCGGCCGACCTGATCGAGCGGGCCCTTTAGCCCGCAGGCGGGCAGGGCAGGCAGGCGGGCAGGCGGGCAGGCACGAAGTCACGTAGGCAGGAAGGCAGGAAGGCCCCACCTTCACGAACCGACGTCCCTCACCACCCGACCACCCTCACCACCCGACCGTTCTCTCCCCCCCCCACCACCCCGCAGTCACCGCAGGCTCGCGGTCGTCGCCGGGCCCGCCGTCCCGGCAGCCGCGACGCCGGGACCACACGCCGGCCCGGGAGGCCGGGACCCTGTTCCGAGGAGCAACCCCTTGATCCACGCCCTGGCTTCCGACGTCCGTCGCACGAGCACCGCGCGCCCGCCCCACGACGTGCCGGACCGCCGACCGCACCTCTATCTCCGTCAGGTTCGCATGAGCGACCTGGACTCCATGCAGCACGTGAACAACGCGCGGTTGCTCGAGATGATCCAGGACGCCCACATCGACCTGTTCTACCTGCGGCCCGGGCTGCCCGGGCAGGAGATCCGCCCGCGGTTCGTGTACGCGCGCCACGAGCTCGACTACACCGAGCCGCTCGTGCTGGAGCCGGAGCCGGTCACCATCGTCACCACCATCGGCGACCTGCGCCGCTCGTCCTTCCGGGTCACCAGCCGCGTCACCCGTGACACGCGGGTGTTCTGCACCTGCGTCAGCACGGCCGTCGCGTACGACCCCGACGCGCGCTGCTCGCGCCGCCTCGAGGAGGACGAACTCGCCCTGGCCGCCCGCCACGCCACGCCGGAGCCGGGTCGCTGACCTCGGATACGCCCCGGGGCGGTGTCGGACGGCCTCGGCGACGGCCTCGGCGACGGCCTCGGCGACGACTGCGGTGACGGCTGCGGTGACGGCCTCGACCAAGGCGGCTACGGCCTCAGCGCTCGATGCGGACCGGCTTCGTCACGCTCACCTGGTCGACCTCCGACACCCGCACCGTCACCTTCATCTCCCAGTCGCCGGGCATGGGCAGGTTGACGGCGTCGGCGCCCCAGTAGCCGCCCTTGTCGGTGACCTTGGCGTCGAGCGGGCCGACGTCCTGGTCCGGGAGGGTGAAGGAGATGCGCAGCTCGGGCACGGTGGAGAGGCCGCCGTCGGGGCCGTAGACCACGGCCTGAAGGTTGCTGTCGCCGACCCGGCCCGGGTCGAGGGTGACCTGCACCTTGCCCTGGACGCTGCTGACGCCCGGTGAGCCGAAGGAGAAGGGGACGTCGGTCACGGACGCCACGGGCAGTCCGGTGCCCTGTCCGGCAGCCGCCGCCTCGGCCGCCGCCCGGCCCGGCAGGGTCCCGGTGAGCACGGTGGTCAGGACGAGCACGACGACGGCGACGGTGACCTCGACCAGCACGGAGCGGCGCAGCGTCCGGCGCGGGTCGACCGGGGGGCGGGTGGGGGCGCGGGTGGGGGCGGAGGTGCGGGTCGGTTCGTCGGCCGGGGGCGTGGCCACCGTGGGGACGCTTTCCGTCGGGGCGCTTTCCGTCGGACGGCTTCCCGTGTCGGTGTCGGTGTCGGTGTCGGTGTCGGCCGCCGCGGCCGCCCGTCCTCCCACCGGTTGCGGCACCCGGGCCTCGCTCTTCGCAGCCGCCTCGGCCGCCTCGGCCGTCACGTTCCCAGGCGTCGTCGCCGTCCCCGCCGTCGTTGCCGTCGTCGCGCCGCGGACCGTCCGTCGCGACCATGCTCCCGCCATCAGCAGGAGCGTGATCGCGGCGAGCTTCGCGAGCAGGACCCGGCCGTACGTCGTGTCCGTCAGCGCGGACGTGGAGCCGAGACCGCGCCAGGACTGGTAGACGCCGGTGACCACCAGGACGACGACCGAGAAACCGGCCGTCCGGGAGAAGCGGGTGACCACGTAGGAGGGGACGGAGGCGCGGTGGAGCAGGGTGAGGAGGGCCGTCAGGCCACCCAGCCAGGCCGCCATCGCCAGTAGGTGGAGCACCGAGGACGTCATCGCCGTCGGCACCTGGATGCCGGCCGACGCGTGCTCCGCGGCGGCCCAGGTCAGGGTCAGGGCCACGGCCAGCGCGCCGCCGGTCACGAGGGACGCTCGCGAGGGCCGCTGCCCTTGTGGGAGCGCGCGCTGCCGCAGGAGGAGGGCCGCGACCGCCGCCAGCAGTACGAGCCGCGCCACCAGGGCCAGGCCGGGGCGGGTGCCGAGGGTGCGGGTGAGGCCGGAAAGGTCCAGGGCCTGTGCCGGGCCGACGCCGGTCTCGTAAGGGGCGCGGAGCAGGAGCAGGAACACCGTCGATCCGGTGAGCGCCCACCAGCCGGCCATCAGCAGCCTGCGCAGCGGGCGGACGTCCGGCGGGCCGCAGACGGCGACGAAGGCCCCGGTGCCGATGAGGAGGGCGGCGGCGAGGTAGGCGAGGTAGCGGCCGATGTTGAACAGGCCGCTGGTGGCCGGGTTCTCCACCGAGGTGCTGGGCAGGGCCGGCGGGACGGCGGACGGCTTGCCCACGGAGAAGGTGAAGGCGCCGGCGATCGGGTGGCTGTCCGCGGACACCACGCGCCAGGCCACCGTGAACGTGCCCGTGCCGAGCTTGCGGGGCAGGGTGACGCGCGCCGTGTCGGCGCGGTCGTCGGCGTGGCCCGCCCGGCCCGTCTTCACCCGCCGGTTGTCGGGGTCGAAGACGCGGAAGGAGTCGTCGAGCAGGCCCACCGACTCGGTGAAGGTGAGCGTGATCGAGCCGGGGGACGTCTTGACGACGCTCCCGTCCGCCGGGTCGGCGCTGCGCAGGGCCGCGTGGGCGGAGGCCGGTCCACTGCCGAGGCCGAGCAGGATGAGCACGGCGCCCAGCAGC
It includes:
- a CDS encoding type II toxin-antitoxin system VapB family antitoxin; this translates as MSRTVIDLDDDLVADVAKALGTNTKKETVNTALREVLESRRRALALARLRATAGDGAFDLELFENKGNYRR
- a CDS encoding PIN domain nuclease codes for the protein MNAAQFLIDTSALARFMREDAEQYGWDQAAAAGLIATCPITELEFFYSARSAADRARGIEDMRLIFGWVPVDDRAYDRAWQVQEALTKQGKHRSAGAVDLVVAATAELQGLTLLHRDHDFACIAAVTGQALQWYGPESGK
- a CDS encoding Uma2 family endonuclease, with protein sequence MDGYTPEPDVLVVDAGALGPGDAFVDQEHVLFVAESVSRSTVGQDYGRKLNQYAARGIPTYLIVDVLTGERVLYQVPKGDEYTSAVPYRFGEEIRFSLAGVEVTVRTDFKKIG
- a CDS encoding wax ester/triacylglycerol synthase domain-containing protein; amino-acid sequence: MPGSHLPLMEEGMARWPFGPPNAGIALDFTGVPPALDELRALVGDRWKALPRLTQTLVAPGGPRTGLAWWTGRHRWARRDGHDLGRQVDEADGTLREAVRLWFHTPFPADRPPWSLHLLRGSAEGEFSLLFRMHHSLLDGRSLTTLLRALFDDGGPLDVAASLAMPGPRRRTVRPAPSPGGPPGLLTAGRAVPLPHRGAPEPAYTVVRLRADVLRTARDAAPARTATTNEVFLATVSGVLRACLSAADAASPALPGPRTASDGDQGPGREKGRQPGREPGQVWLSVPVDERPEDCGEFLGNAFANVRVPAPVTLSDPAARLTACTGLLTPVTRPRRTSEKLLEGTLAAVPGATMALAGGKIFAPAYAPAACSYVHLREQGQTLAGRPLRRVTIVPMVPPADTVTFALGGCTRGHTLSVATNSGSQDAELLAEAFLDEVTLLAERE
- a CDS encoding macrolide family glycosyltransferase, with protein sequence MPGRHPHPAHIAVFNVPMHGHVNPTLGVVEELVRRGHRVTYAVTEEFVHQVKAAGAEPVLYPDSGDGSEAPEEMGEGFARVVDTALASLPALTRAFDRDRPDLVLCDVYAFAGLLLAASRQTPVVVASPTHLAYDGIVPEFFGVPGLPQIPGFGKLTAAFAEYGVDGARILELVHPEHAVAFFPRAFQRRADTVAARNVAYVGPALGDRSYQGSWQPQRPDLPVLLVSLGSQFTRRPDFYRSCVQAFAELPWHVVMSVGHAVTPDELGPLPDTVEVHPHVPQLAVLAHADAFVTHAGMGGTMEALHYGVPLVAVPQMAEQRVNAARIEQLRLGVHLPRETVTPEALREAVLRVSSDRDVRAGVAAMRREITEAGGAGAAADLIERAL
- a CDS encoding acyl-CoA thioesterase, producing MSDLDSMQHVNNARLLEMIQDAHIDLFYLRPGLPGQEIRPRFVYARHELDYTEPLVLEPEPVTIVTTIGDLRRSSFRVTSRVTRDTRVFCTCVSTAVAYDPDARCSRRLEEDELALAARHATPEPGR
- a CDS encoding copper resistance CopC/CopD family protein; amino-acid sequence: MLLGAVLILLGLGSGPASAHAALRSADPADGSVVKTSPGSITLTFTESVGLLDDSFRVFDPDNRRVKTGRAGHADDRADTARVTLPRKLGTGTFTVAWRVVSADSHPIAGAFTFSVGKPSAVPPALPSTSVENPATSGLFNIGRYLAYLAAALLIGTGAFVAVCGPPDVRPLRRLLMAGWWALTGSTVFLLLLRAPYETGVGPAQALDLSGLTRTLGTRPGLALVARLVLLAAVAALLLRQRALPQGQRPSRASLVTGGALAVALTLTWAAAEHASAGIQVPTAMTSSVLHLLAMAAWLGGLTALLTLLHRASVPSYVVTRFSRTAGFSVVVLVVTGVYQSWRGLGSTSALTDTTYGRVLLAKLAAITLLLMAGAWSRRTVRGATTATTAGTATTPGNVTAEAAEAAAKSEARVPQPVGGRAAAAADTDTDTDTDTGSRPTESAPTESVPTVATPPADEPTRTSAPTRAPTRPPVDPRRTLRRSVLVEVTVAVVVLVLTTVLTGTLPGRAAAEAAAAGQGTGLPVASVTDVPFSFGSPGVSSVQGKVQVTLDPGRVGDSNLQAVVYGPDGGLSTVPELRISFTLPDQDVGPLDAKVTDKGGYWGADAVNLPMPGDWEMKVTVRVSEVDQVSVTKPVRIER